In a single window of the Amycolatopsis sp. cg5 genome:
- a CDS encoding aspartate aminotransferase family protein, with amino-acid sequence MTTEFWADADRHLVRYLGAGTFTREIIISASGSFLYAEDGRKILDFTSGQMSAILGHSHPEIVATVQKQVASLDHLFSGMLTRPVVDLARKLAQTQPLEKALLVTTGAESNEAAMRLAKLVTGKHEIVSFARSWHGMTQAAASATYSAGRKGYGPAAPGNFAIPVPTGPDWSQQLDLAFDLIDAQSVGSLAACIVEPILSSGGVIDPPLGYLAALQAKCRQRGMLLILDEAQTGLCRTGTWYAFQRDNIVPDILTLSKTLGAGLPLAAVLTTPEIEQEAHDRGFLFLTTHVSDPLVAAVGNTVLDVLARDHLDDRATKLGATLRTGLDAIATRHPAVSDIRGRGLLAGLELAAIGDHSADLLGALVTQRCLELGLHMNIVQLPGMGGVFRIAPPLTVTEEELALGLAILDEALTDATTHLGL; translated from the coding sequence ATGACCACTGAGTTTTGGGCCGACGCCGACCGCCACCTGGTCCGCTACCTGGGCGCGGGCACATTCACCCGCGAGATCATCATCAGCGCGTCCGGCAGTTTCCTCTACGCGGAGGACGGCCGGAAGATCCTCGACTTCACCTCCGGTCAGATGAGCGCCATCCTCGGCCACTCCCATCCCGAGATCGTCGCCACGGTCCAAAAGCAGGTCGCCTCCCTCGACCACCTCTTCAGCGGAATGCTCACCCGCCCCGTCGTCGACCTGGCCCGCAAACTCGCCCAAACCCAGCCCCTCGAGAAAGCGCTCCTGGTGACCACGGGCGCCGAGTCGAACGAGGCCGCAATGCGCCTCGCCAAGCTCGTCACCGGCAAGCACGAGATCGTGTCCTTCGCCAGGTCCTGGCACGGAATGACCCAAGCGGCGGCCTCAGCCACCTACAGCGCCGGCCGCAAGGGCTACGGCCCCGCGGCCCCCGGCAACTTCGCCATCCCCGTCCCGACGGGCCCGGACTGGAGCCAGCAGCTCGACCTGGCCTTCGACCTCATCGACGCCCAGTCCGTCGGCAGCCTCGCGGCCTGCATCGTCGAGCCCATCCTCAGCTCAGGCGGAGTCATCGACCCACCCCTCGGTTACCTGGCCGCCCTGCAGGCCAAATGCCGTCAGCGCGGCATGCTCCTCATCCTCGACGAAGCCCAAACCGGCCTGTGCCGCACCGGCACCTGGTACGCCTTCCAGCGCGACAACATCGTCCCCGACATCCTCACCCTCTCGAAGACGCTAGGCGCCGGCCTCCCGCTCGCAGCGGTCCTCACCACCCCCGAGATCGAGCAGGAAGCCCACGACCGCGGCTTCCTCTTCTTGACGACCCACGTCTCAGACCCCCTGGTCGCAGCGGTGGGCAACACGGTCCTCGACGTACTCGCCCGCGACCACCTCGACGACCGAGCCACCAAACTCGGAGCCACCCTCCGCACCGGCCTCGACGCCATCGCCACCCGCCACCCGGCCGTCTCCGACATCCGAGGCCGAGGCCTCCTCGCCGGCCTCGAACTGGCCGCCATCGGCGACCACAGCGCCGACCTCCTCGGCGCACTGGTCACTCAGCGCTGCCTCGAGCTCGGCCTCCACATGAACATCGTCCAGCTCCCCGGCATGGGCGGCGTCTTCCGCATCGCCCCACCCCTCACCGTCACCGAGGAAGAACTGGCCCTGGGCCTGGCGATCCTCGACGAGGCCCTCACCGACGCCACCACCCACCTAGGCCTCTGA
- a CDS encoding tyrosine-type recombinase/integrase, whose product MTTSTGNRAANLDAARLLLSSLGLTPQDLADTSPPRPPAPTFGMFVPKVAAAVSAGTRETYGPYWNYAVEAWGERPIDDVAPSEIKALAEHIKANVVIRRNGRGGNGAVENFIGALRCLYKLADDDELIEPGTSPAAKVAKPARGDSTRYALPPERLAEINHIGSTTGDDPELDALILRLHTETAGRRQGGLNLRPQDLDREQCLIYLREKANTVRWQPVSPTLMKHLVAHARTRHAVLPHQQLLRYRSGQPITTRRYDYLWKRIGQHLPWARAQGVSTHWLRHTTLTWVERNFNAAIARGYAGHSTNTSANTAGSISIYTKATLHEIATALATLTGEPHPLATGNAEFGGN is encoded by the coding sequence ATGACCACCAGCACGGGCAACCGGGCCGCCAACCTCGACGCCGCCCGCTTGCTCCTGTCCAGCCTCGGCCTGACCCCGCAGGACCTGGCCGACACCAGCCCACCTCGCCCACCCGCACCGACCTTCGGCATGTTCGTGCCGAAGGTGGCGGCCGCGGTGTCGGCGGGGACACGGGAAACCTATGGCCCGTACTGGAACTACGCGGTCGAAGCATGGGGTGAACGCCCGATCGACGACGTAGCACCTTCGGAGATCAAGGCACTCGCCGAGCACATCAAGGCCAACGTCGTCATCCGGCGAAACGGACGTGGCGGGAACGGAGCGGTAGAGAACTTCATCGGCGCCCTCCGCTGCCTCTACAAGCTCGCCGATGACGACGAACTGATCGAACCCGGCACCAGCCCGGCAGCGAAGGTCGCGAAGCCAGCACGGGGTGACTCCACCCGCTACGCGCTACCACCCGAGCGGCTCGCCGAGATCAACCACATCGGATCGACCACCGGTGACGATCCTGAGCTGGACGCGCTGATCCTGCGCCTGCACACCGAGACGGCGGGCCGCCGCCAGGGCGGACTGAATCTGCGCCCGCAGGACCTCGACCGCGAGCAGTGCCTCATCTACCTGAGGGAGAAGGCGAACACGGTCCGGTGGCAGCCGGTCTCCCCCACCCTCATGAAGCACCTGGTGGCGCACGCCCGCACCCGGCACGCGGTGCTCCCGCACCAGCAGCTGCTGCGCTACCGCAGCGGGCAGCCGATCACCACCCGCCGCTACGACTACCTCTGGAAACGCATCGGCCAACACCTCCCTTGGGCACGAGCCCAAGGCGTGTCAACGCACTGGCTGCGACACACCACCCTCACCTGGGTCGAACGCAACTTCAACGCCGCCATCGCCCGCGGCTACGCCGGGCACAGCACCAACACCAGCGCCAACACCGCCGGTAGCATCTCCATCTACACCAAAGCCACCCTCCACGAAATCGCCACCGCACTCGCCACCCTCACCGGCGAACCCCACCCACTCGCCACCGGCAATGCCGAATTCGGAGGGAACTGA
- a CDS encoding serine/threonine-protein kinase → MTIGDRRLDDRTRRQLDFRVSSAPRSAIAPVAGRRNNLMPEVGESAVRGQLLWDRYRLVKLLGEGGMGEVWEAQDETLGRPVAIKVVSRLAGGGDRGDEVRARFLREARITARLQQHNIVTLHDLGETGQEGSRVPFLVMELIRGEGLDVKLRHGAVSLADAARWGAQICDALAGAHDIGIMHRDIKPSNILITASGSVKVLDFGIARAADPCVTEDRLTRTGFVVGTPAYMSPEQARGVAEPRSDLYALGCLIFELITGRLPFQASGPMDYLTAHLTQEPPAPSSVREEIPPAWDKLVLTLLSKEPGQRYPSATVVGQTLRELATAPESPAGNKVRAALNSTAEMPSVASFDVSWTGQERLSGYAARASTVAPWLVVLVAGAISVASFYFPLHLGLVTPPATEKQIGWVVLMSIGGGIGGLVGFVASFWVIRAAIADLKLVCARKTRSRWSLHIGPHGIVTESTAGRREIPWSQIQHVTVEEIRQRAPGRYTGVHVELEPGAGIPVILRPAGWPYPESNMLTPRPSIPTCVVGPLSERQRTDLVDALAAHGGERWVPSVHFTTHPVRS, encoded by the coding sequence GTGACGATTGGGGATCGTCGTCTTGACGATCGCACTCGCCGCCAGTTGGATTTCAGGGTATCGAGCGCGCCGCGTTCCGCCATCGCGCCGGTTGCCGGCAGGAGGAACAACCTGATGCCCGAAGTGGGGGAGTCGGCGGTGCGCGGCCAGCTCCTCTGGGACCGCTACCGGCTGGTGAAGCTGCTGGGTGAAGGCGGGATGGGCGAAGTGTGGGAGGCGCAGGACGAGACGCTGGGCCGTCCTGTCGCGATCAAAGTGGTCTCGCGGCTCGCCGGTGGCGGAGACCGCGGTGACGAGGTGCGCGCCAGGTTCCTGCGCGAGGCGAGGATCACCGCGCGCCTGCAGCAGCACAATATCGTGACGCTGCATGATCTTGGCGAGACCGGGCAGGAGGGCTCCAGAGTCCCGTTCCTTGTCATGGAACTGATTCGCGGCGAAGGACTGGACGTGAAGCTGCGCCACGGCGCGGTCAGCTTGGCGGACGCCGCACGATGGGGCGCACAGATTTGCGACGCGCTGGCCGGCGCGCACGACATCGGGATCATGCACCGGGACATCAAGCCGTCCAACATTCTCATCACCGCTTCCGGCAGTGTGAAGGTGCTCGACTTCGGCATCGCGCGCGCGGCCGACCCGTGCGTGACCGAGGACCGTCTCACCCGGACCGGCTTCGTCGTGGGCACGCCCGCGTACATGTCCCCTGAACAAGCGCGCGGTGTCGCGGAACCACGGAGTGACCTGTACGCACTCGGCTGCCTCATTTTCGAGCTGATCACGGGGAGGCTGCCGTTCCAGGCGTCGGGCCCGATGGACTACCTCACGGCTCACCTCACCCAGGAGCCGCCCGCTCCCAGCTCGGTGCGCGAGGAAATCCCTCCCGCCTGGGACAAGCTCGTGCTGACCCTGCTCAGCAAAGAGCCCGGCCAGAGGTATCCGAGCGCGACCGTCGTCGGCCAGACGCTGCGCGAACTCGCCACCGCGCCTGAATCTCCAGCAGGCAACAAAGTCCGGGCCGCGCTGAACTCGACGGCCGAGATGCCGTCTGTCGCTTCTTTCGACGTGTCCTGGACCGGTCAAGAACGGTTGTCCGGCTATGCGGCGAGAGCCAGCACCGTCGCCCCTTGGTTAGTGGTGCTGGTCGCAGGTGCGATCTCGGTGGCCAGCTTTTACTTCCCGCTGCATCTGGGCCTCGTCACGCCGCCGGCTACTGAAAAGCAGATCGGGTGGGTGGTTCTCATGTCGATCGGAGGTGGAATCGGTGGGCTGGTCGGCTTCGTTGCGTCCTTCTGGGTGATCCGGGCTGCAATCGCTGATCTCAAGCTTGTGTGCGCACGGAAAACCAGGTCCCGATGGTCGCTGCACATCGGCCCGCACGGGATCGTCACCGAAAGCACCGCCGGGCGACGGGAGATACCCTGGAGCCAGATTCAGCATGTCACCGTTGAGGAAATTCGGCAGCGAGCCCCGGGGCGCTACACCGGGGTGCACGTCGAGCTGGAACCCGGCGCGGGCATACCGGTCATCCTCCGACCGGCAGGGTGGCCCTACCCCGAGTCGAACATGCTCACACCCCGTCCGAGCATTCCCACGTGCGTCGTCGGGCCCTTGAGCGAACGGCAGCGGACAGACCTCGTGGACGCCCTTGCGGCACACGGCGGTGAACGGTGGGTCCCGTCAGTTCACTTCACGACACATCCTGTTCGCTCTTGA
- a CDS encoding DUF2637 domain-containing protein, with protein MTMIDSRVLPDSTTVTVGTRAGRQRDRAELRIAERAAELDLTERRHKLKEQQNERRLARKKHRRQERARCTRRRRERRLQRAGRAVQMARGFCLTTGELLIAAPILAATTSAWWFQFDAMRAAGLPVLLCGMVASSLESLGLSLAGLAHKARSADDSTALYRAGMWAVVAAAAAVNYRHGSPDWTKPGVTGAVFALLSVASVAGWELRERQAHRQRHADRLPPRRPRFGCARWLRFPVTTGRAASAALRLGLTDATEAWSLALADHDARRAWRRAKRTFGRKERRFVTRRLDHAELARTTSPSPITATPSGQVRPPHTDSPIQRGNRLHSILSGRSRLKAAEPVATDDLSPTTAESVPRLEPEPLSQPQTDTNRSVDDSDRSPSVAYARPGRRYLGPGSAATEPDIDDVLPVAHEVLIELGDRLSRDRLLDGIRARGHTIGGRRRDAVWEAVRSTVTLAATR; from the coding sequence ATGACCATGATCGACTCGCGTGTCCTTCCGGATTCGACGACCGTGACCGTCGGTACCCGAGCAGGACGGCAACGCGACCGCGCAGAGCTCCGCATCGCTGAACGCGCCGCGGAGCTCGACCTGACCGAACGACGCCACAAGCTCAAAGAACAGCAGAACGAACGCCGACTCGCCAGGAAGAAGCACCGGCGTCAGGAACGTGCCCGGTGCACACGGCGTCGCCGGGAGCGTCGCCTCCAGCGAGCCGGTCGCGCGGTTCAGATGGCCCGCGGGTTCTGCCTCACCACAGGGGAACTGCTTATCGCTGCTCCCATTCTCGCGGCGACCACGTCGGCGTGGTGGTTCCAGTTCGACGCCATGCGCGCAGCGGGTCTCCCGGTTCTCCTGTGCGGCATGGTCGCTTCGTCGCTGGAGTCGCTGGGGCTTTCCCTCGCAGGTCTCGCGCACAAGGCCCGGTCAGCCGATGACTCGACCGCGCTGTACCGAGCCGGGATGTGGGCCGTCGTGGCGGCCGCGGCGGCGGTGAACTACCGGCACGGATCACCCGACTGGACAAAGCCAGGGGTAACCGGGGCGGTCTTCGCTTTGCTGTCGGTCGCTTCGGTCGCCGGGTGGGAACTGCGCGAACGGCAGGCTCACCGCCAGCGCCATGCCGACCGGCTTCCACCGCGACGACCGAGGTTCGGATGCGCGCGCTGGCTCCGGTTCCCGGTCACGACCGGTCGTGCGGCGTCGGCCGCCCTTCGCCTCGGGCTGACCGACGCGACCGAGGCATGGTCGCTCGCCCTCGCCGACCACGACGCCCGTCGCGCCTGGCGCCGAGCCAAACGGACATTCGGCCGCAAAGAGCGCCGCTTCGTCACCCGTCGGCTCGACCACGCCGAACTGGCCCGCACCACCTCACCCTCGCCGATCACGGCGACACCCAGCGGGCAGGTCCGCCCTCCACACACGGACTCCCCGATACAGCGGGGCAACCGACTGCACAGCATCCTTTCCGGCCGGTCACGACTCAAGGCCGCCGAGCCGGTCGCGACCGACGACCTGTCACCGACCACCGCCGAATCCGTGCCCCGGCTGGAGCCCGAGCCACTGTCACAGCCACAGACAGATACCAACCGCTCAGTCGACGACAGCGATCGGTCGCCATCGGTCGCCTACGCGCGACCCGGCCGCCGGTATCTAGGGCCGGGCTCTGCGGCGACCGAACCTGACATCGACGACGTCCTGCCAGTCGCCCATGAGGTCCTGATCGAACTCGGCGACCGGCTCTCCCGTGACCGACTGCTCGATGGGATCCGCGCACGCGGCCACACGATCGGCGGCCGCCGCCGCGACGCGGTCTGGGAAGCCGTGCGATCCACGGTCACGCTCGCCGCCACGCGCTGA
- a CDS encoding LysR family transcriptional regulator, producing MGSVTLNPWRLQLLSRLDTLGTVRAVALDANLSASSVSQQLAVLEAETRTRLLERSGRRVRLTPAGLVLARRGRAILDHMAEVEAELRGLNGEPAGLVRLGAFQSAIHTMAVPAVRSLAESHPHLEVELLELEPHESMPALRGGDADVIVTTTDFVELPLGPDVDLVTLGTDPVVLVLPADHSAREPVDLRAYADSNWAFDIPQSYMANLAIRLCRESGFEPRVVCRFSNYLMTLQHVEAGLSIALLPGLAVDPRYRVVTRELVAPVTRTITAAVRRGGPPRAAVNLVLDAVRRQDISRAAPGSRDAPRMPLR from the coding sequence ATGGGGTCTGTGACGCTCAATCCTTGGCGGCTTCAGCTGCTCAGCCGGTTGGACACGCTCGGCACCGTTCGGGCGGTCGCGCTGGATGCGAACTTGAGTGCTTCGAGCGTGTCGCAGCAGCTGGCGGTGCTTGAGGCCGAGACGCGGACGCGGCTGTTGGAACGGAGTGGGCGGCGGGTGCGGCTGACGCCTGCCGGGCTGGTGCTCGCGCGGCGGGGGCGGGCGATTCTGGATCACATGGCCGAGGTCGAGGCCGAACTGCGAGGGCTTAACGGGGAGCCGGCCGGGCTGGTGCGGCTCGGGGCTTTTCAAAGCGCGATTCACACCATGGCCGTGCCTGCTGTGAGAAGCCTTGCCGAGTCGCATCCGCATCTCGAGGTCGAGCTGCTGGAGCTTGAGCCGCATGAGAGCATGCCGGCGCTGCGTGGTGGTGATGCCGATGTCATCGTCACGACCACCGACTTCGTCGAGCTGCCGCTGGGGCCCGATGTCGACTTGGTGACGTTGGGGACCGATCCGGTCGTGCTCGTGCTGCCTGCCGATCACAGCGCGCGGGAGCCGGTCGACTTGCGGGCTTATGCGGATTCCAACTGGGCTTTCGATATTCCGCAGTCGTATATGGCGAATCTGGCGATTCGGTTGTGCCGGGAGTCGGGGTTCGAGCCGCGGGTGGTGTGCCGGTTCAGCAACTACCTGATGACCTTGCAGCATGTCGAGGCCGGGCTCTCGATCGCTTTGCTGCCGGGGCTGGCCGTCGACCCGCGGTATCGGGTGGTGACGCGGGAGCTGGTGGCTCCTGTCACCCGGACGATCACCGCGGCCGTGCGGCGTGGGGGCCCGCCGAGGGCGGCGGTCAATCTGGTTTTGGACGCGGTGCGGCGGCAGGACATTTCGAGGGCCGCACCCGGCTCTCGTGACGCGCCTCGGATGCCGCTTCGATGA
- a CDS encoding MerR family transcriptional regulator: MRIGELARRTGVSDRSLRYYEEQGLLSAARTPGGQRDYPEHAVDRVIRIQELFAAGLHSKKIARLLPCMRDSDGGPSEIATPRLVTELDEERDRINRMIADLTTSREVLDEVIEAASEARHESRVRPSKCPAAAPRPKPD; encoded by the coding sequence ATGCGCATTGGTGAGCTCGCCCGGCGTACCGGGGTGAGTGACCGGTCGTTGCGCTACTACGAAGAGCAGGGCCTCCTGTCGGCCGCCCGCACACCCGGCGGCCAGCGCGACTATCCCGAGCACGCCGTCGACCGGGTCATCCGCATCCAGGAGCTGTTCGCCGCGGGCCTGCACAGCAAGAAGATCGCGCGACTGCTGCCCTGCATGCGCGACAGCGACGGCGGCCCCTCCGAGATCGCCACGCCCCGTCTCGTCACCGAGCTGGACGAAGAACGCGACCGCATCAACCGGATGATCGCTGATTTGACCACCTCACGTGAAGTGCTCGACGAGGTCATCGAAGCGGCATCCGAGGCGCGTCACGAGAGCCGGGTGCGGCCCTCGAAATGTCCTGCCGCCGCACCGCGTCCAAAACCAGATTGA
- a CDS encoding helix-turn-helix domain-containing protein, whose translation MTDQLQLHLLGDANSAVAPAAVASVFDAARLTQARCLAGLTKTALATKVGVTPAAVSQWEARATPPRPDHVQHLAEILDVPLGFFAAGRAHAQLDASTAHFRSLRSTRAAQRAKAIAFVEQVWELAHALDQHVRLPKVDLPGFDTSSLENTEFSTDPATAARVLRTRWRLGRERIPHLVRTMETRGIIVTTVPFAGEETARIDAFSTSHLPRPLVVLTPDRGDDVYRHRFTAAHELGHLLLHRNSVPGDPQQEREANQFAAELLTPAAVIKDLLPARVDLQKLDELSRTWGVSIKSLIYRSRELGLISDASARRAYQRLNQLHTVGLFAPQKVNGFPGETASLLGKAFDLAQDHNLLTLTSLARQLQWKIPRLRLLLGQVDERPTLRLV comes from the coding sequence ATGACTGACCAACTACAACTCCACCTCCTTGGTGACGCCAACTCCGCGGTCGCTCCCGCAGCCGTCGCCAGTGTCTTCGATGCAGCAAGGCTGACTCAAGCACGTTGCCTGGCAGGTCTGACCAAAACCGCGCTCGCTACCAAGGTCGGCGTCACCCCGGCCGCGGTCAGCCAATGGGAGGCTCGTGCCACCCCGCCTCGCCCAGACCACGTCCAGCATCTGGCCGAAATCCTTGACGTGCCCTTGGGGTTCTTCGCCGCAGGTCGCGCCCACGCTCAACTTGACGCCTCCACTGCGCATTTCCGCAGTCTGCGTTCGACCCGAGCCGCGCAGAGGGCAAAAGCCATCGCATTTGTCGAGCAGGTTTGGGAGCTCGCGCATGCTCTCGACCAACATGTTCGACTGCCCAAGGTTGATCTGCCCGGGTTCGACACTTCCAGCCTCGAAAACACCGAGTTTTCAACCGATCCGGCGACCGCGGCCCGGGTTCTGCGCACTCGATGGCGCCTTGGTCGGGAACGGATTCCGCACCTAGTCAGGACGATGGAAACTCGCGGGATCATCGTCACCACAGTGCCTTTTGCTGGCGAGGAGACCGCCCGCATTGACGCATTCTCAACCTCACACCTGCCTCGACCGCTGGTCGTGCTTACGCCCGACCGCGGTGACGACGTCTACAGGCACCGCTTCACCGCTGCCCACGAACTGGGCCATCTGCTGCTCCACCGCAACAGCGTCCCTGGCGACCCTCAGCAGGAGCGCGAAGCCAACCAGTTCGCCGCCGAGTTGCTCACCCCCGCAGCAGTCATCAAGGACCTGCTTCCCGCACGCGTGGACCTACAGAAACTCGACGAACTTAGCCGCACTTGGGGTGTGTCGATCAAGTCTCTAATCTATCGCTCCCGTGAACTCGGACTCATATCTGATGCGAGCGCTCGCCGCGCCTACCAACGGCTGAACCAGCTCCACACCGTTGGCCTGTTCGCACCTCAGAAGGTCAACGGCTTCCCCGGTGAGACCGCGAGCCTCCTTGGCAAAGCTTTTGACCTTGCCCAAGACCACAATCTGCTCACGCTCACCAGTCTCGCCCGCCAACTCCAGTGGAAGATCCCGCGCCTACGGCTACTACTCGGTCAGGTTGACGAACGGCCCACGCTACGACTGGTGTGA
- a CDS encoding polysaccharide deacetylase family protein, whose translation MENTLFDHSPIIDRPPLRWPGGARVAFYVGLNVEHFLIDRPSTSIWPGTAELVPDALNYGWRDYGLRVGIWRTIESLDRHGIRASVLLNSAVAERYPKVIEAGLSRDWAWLAHGKTNSILQTSMSRDEERAFLTEIVDTIAAATGTRPRGWMGPGLTETFNTPELLAELGLGYVLDWTNDDQPYRLNIPGMLSVPYSVELNDLLLFTGRGISGPEFVRMVKDQYEQLHADAEHSGRVMALALHPFVIGQPFRHKYLDQALEYLAAQPDIWLTTSDEIAEVYQEVR comes from the coding sequence ATGGAAAACACGCTCTTCGACCACAGCCCGATCATCGACCGCCCGCCGCTGCGCTGGCCCGGCGGCGCCCGGGTCGCCTTCTATGTCGGCCTCAATGTCGAGCACTTTCTGATCGACCGGCCCTCGACGAGCATCTGGCCCGGCACCGCCGAGCTGGTGCCCGACGCGCTCAACTACGGCTGGCGCGACTACGGGCTCCGGGTCGGCATCTGGCGCACGATCGAGAGTCTCGACCGGCATGGCATCCGGGCGAGTGTGCTGCTCAACTCCGCGGTCGCCGAGCGGTACCCGAAGGTCATCGAGGCGGGGCTGAGCCGGGATTGGGCCTGGCTCGCGCACGGCAAGACCAACTCGATCCTTCAGACGAGCATGAGTCGGGACGAGGAGCGCGCGTTTCTCACCGAGATCGTCGACACCATCGCCGCGGCCACCGGCACACGGCCGCGCGGCTGGATGGGGCCGGGGCTGACCGAAACGTTCAACACCCCGGAGCTGCTGGCCGAACTCGGCCTCGGTTATGTGCTGGACTGGACCAACGACGACCAGCCGTACCGCCTGAACATCCCGGGCATGCTCAGCGTGCCGTACTCGGTCGAGCTCAACGATCTGCTGCTGTTCACCGGCAGGGGCATCAGCGGGCCGGAGTTCGTCCGGATGGTCAAGGACCAGTACGAGCAGCTGCACGCCGACGCCGAACACAGCGGCCGGGTCATGGCGCTGGCGTTGCACCCCTTCGTGATCGGGCAGCCGTTCCGGCACAAGTATCTCGACCAGGCGCTGGAGTACCTCGCCGCGCAGCCCGACATCTGGTTGACCACCAGTGATGAGATCGCCGAGGTTTACCAAGAAGTCCGCTGA
- a CDS encoding AbrB/MazE/SpoVT family DNA-binding domain-containing protein produces MPDARLPLVQVPITTGPIPVTYAMAKVDASGRVSDQAVLHALGWMPGEPLTITAEDGAVIIRRDPRGVFTLAPSGYIQIPAPLRTRYGLRARDRILLAAVPRRATLLIYTTALLHQVMTATHTTLLGGEQP; encoded by the coding sequence ATGCCGGACGCACGGCTACCGCTCGTCCAAGTCCCCATCACGACCGGCCCGATCCCCGTCACCTACGCCATGGCGAAAGTCGACGCGTCCGGCCGAGTGTCGGACCAGGCCGTGCTGCACGCCCTTGGCTGGATGCCTGGCGAGCCGCTGACGATCACGGCCGAGGACGGCGCAGTGATCATCCGTCGCGACCCCCGTGGCGTGTTCACCCTTGCCCCGTCGGGCTATATCCAGATCCCCGCGCCACTGCGGACCCGCTACGGCCTGCGCGCCCGCGACCGGATCCTGCTCGCCGCAGTCCCCCGCCGGGCCACGCTCCTGATCTACACCACCGCCTTGCTCCACCAGGTCATGACCGCGACCCACACCACGTTGCTCGGTGGTGAACAACCATGA